Proteins co-encoded in one Capnocytophaga ochracea DSM 7271 genomic window:
- a CDS encoding transporter has protein sequence MLTLIRFIKNWTLPISMGIGALVYLIFYYVPALDTLSQKLAPTFDTILPLFMFLILYVTFCKVNFKKLLPVRWHFWASLFQIVLVAAIVGVILYFRIGGKELILLESILACVIAPCAAAAAVVTLKLGGNLEQMTTYTFLSNLLCALLIPICFPLIEPASEFTFWTAFSLIMQKVCLVLVVPMLLALLTKSVPQLHRFHQWLIHIPDLSFYLWGCSLMIVTGTTLKNIFHAQSGIGFLLLIAFWGLLLCLMQYAIGRYIGRFFEASIEAGQALGQKNTAFAIWIATTYLHPLSTVGPGCYILWQNIINSIEIWKRGKYKA, from the coding sequence ATGCTTACACTCATTCGTTTTATAAAGAATTGGACACTGCCTATTTCTATGGGCATAGGCGCTTTGGTATATCTCATATTTTACTACGTGCCTGCACTGGATACTCTCTCACAAAAACTTGCTCCTACGTTCGACACTATACTGCCTCTGTTTATGTTCCTGATACTGTACGTTACTTTCTGCAAGGTAAACTTTAAGAAGTTGTTGCCTGTACGATGGCACTTTTGGGCAAGTCTCTTCCAAATCGTTTTGGTAGCAGCGATTGTAGGGGTGATTCTTTATTTTCGGATTGGAGGCAAGGAGTTGATACTCTTGGAGAGCATTCTTGCTTGTGTGATAGCCCCTTGTGCCGCAGCTGCAGCGGTAGTAACCTTAAAACTTGGGGGCAATTTGGAACAGATGACCACCTACACTTTCCTCTCTAATCTGCTTTGCGCCCTACTGATTCCGATTTGTTTTCCGCTGATAGAACCTGCATCGGAGTTTACTTTTTGGACTGCTTTCTCACTCATAATGCAGAAAGTGTGTTTGGTGTTGGTTGTGCCTATGCTCTTAGCACTACTCACCAAGAGCGTGCCACAACTTCACCGCTTTCACCAGTGGTTGATACACATTCCTGACCTCTCTTTCTATCTTTGGGGTTGTTCACTGATGATTGTTACCGGTACGACTCTTAAAAATATTTTCCACGCACAATCGGGGATAGGTTTTTTATTGCTCATTGCTTTTTGGGGGTTACTATTATGCCTAATGCAATACGCTATTGGACGGTATATAGGTCGGTTTTTTGAAGCTTCGATTGAGGCAGGACAAGCCTTAGGACAAAAAAATACGGCTTTTGCCATTTGGATAGCTACCACTTACCTGCACCCTCTTTCCACCGTAGGTCCTGGCTGTTATATTTTGTGGCAGAACATTATTAACTCAATAGAAATTTGGAAAAGAGGAAAGTATAAGGCTTAA
- a CDS encoding AraC family transcriptional regulator, translating into MDNKNIIIEDNLHRLGSEELRHCIAHVLCEAGSYVFQYNGENFALEAGQTMIIPYQQFIEAVVPSPYLQATCIYLTPKYAEYCTPRSNYGIRGALALFANPIMPLTEKQFAQLQYDFQQIKHRLTDTTHAFQEEVLHSAVQMLILDYFDIHTSLFGKQKITFQDNDLIVRFMVLLEQEEYVQHREVGYYADKLFVSPKHLSEVCKQVSGRNALFWINRFTTIHIRKLLQQKTHSITELTDLFGFSSTAYFSRFVQQHLGVNPSEFYQ; encoded by the coding sequence ATGGATAACAAAAATATCATTATTGAAGACAATCTTCACCGCTTGGGTAGTGAGGAGTTGCGACATTGTATAGCCCACGTGCTGTGCGAGGCGGGTAGTTATGTTTTTCAGTATAACGGAGAAAATTTTGCGCTCGAAGCCGGACAAACGATGATTATCCCTTATCAGCAGTTTATAGAGGCAGTTGTGCCCTCACCCTACTTGCAAGCTACTTGTATCTACCTCACCCCTAAATATGCCGAATACTGTACCCCGCGTAGCAATTATGGCATACGAGGGGCGTTGGCACTATTTGCTAACCCTATTATGCCCCTCACCGAAAAGCAGTTTGCCCAACTGCAATACGATTTTCAGCAAATAAAACACCGACTGACCGATACCACTCACGCTTTTCAAGAGGAAGTACTACACAGTGCGGTGCAAATGCTTATTTTAGATTATTTTGATATTCATACCTCGCTGTTTGGGAAGCAGAAAATAACCTTTCAGGACAACGATCTTATAGTGCGTTTTATGGTGTTGTTAGAACAAGAAGAGTATGTGCAACATCGCGAAGTGGGCTATTATGCCGATAAGCTCTTTGTCTCGCCTAAGCATCTATCGGAAGTATGCAAACAGGTGAGTGGGCGCAATGCCCTCTTTTGGATTAATCGCTTTACTACCATACATATACGAAAACTGTTGCAACAAAAAACACACTCTATCACCGAGCTCACCGACCTTTTTGGCTTTTCGTCTACCGCCTATTTTTCTCGCTTTGTACAACAGCATTTAGGGGTAAATCCGAGTGAATTTTATCAGTAA